The following are encoded in a window of Procambarus clarkii isolate CNS0578487 chromosome 33, FALCON_Pclarkii_2.0, whole genome shotgun sequence genomic DNA:
- the LOC123765296 gene encoding protein abrupt isoform X2 yields MGSSSEHHHHHHQQQHHYQQQQQQQHHHHHQQQQDDKKQTYNLCWNEFPTNLLSFFKELREQEEFVDVTLACEGQQVSAHKVVLSACSPYFRSLLKNNPCDHPIIILNEVGYSELITLLQYMYHGEVQIVHDQITEFLRTAKLLQIRGLAEAAAAESRSRSSPECRRENGPAREAATPTPKREPVEPEEESRPPDSPQVKRIKLSSSVGPVPPSSPSPHLSGDPSPPAPTPPIPSLPLSMANMATMAGLPNLPPMGLSGASLPLSLPSSITALPPVTTAHPSSIHHGRSALHTPTPTNHQPSYHGLYPSMASEDTQDTMGSDRSEDRDKSRHDDDDYDHESTLDKMSGLANMAALKGFGGFPGPSGLASLTSAALGSNSDSNPGCTGSRDLDLSVLMSQLGGVDHSAPTQQGSQVSPGSASSSSAGPSTVQLWQHSQQTQQQQQQQEQQQQQQQQQHQQPRPWCEACGRSYSTVGNLKQHVANVHGRGEWVVCGVCGKTFKTRQYLQSHLLQQHGIRQRPTPLLPCPQPLTDPAHPMLPHESPSSSAQTPPFSPAHRSFQNHSSINPSLPQTSGSSSFPNPGQSSEFVTASLNGHAHLPHFGQSSSYPQAPPPNPAHRPAPPQPDSSGQAASPPPQPIKQEGFPGFQTTQIKQEIPNDNYYTI; encoded by the exons ATgggcagcagcagcgagcaccaccaccaccaccaccaacagcagcaccactaccagcagcagcagcagcagcagcaccatcaccaccaccaacaacaacaagatgACAAGAAACAGACATACAACCTCTGCTGGAACGAGTTCCCCACCAATCTGCTCTCCTTTTTCAA GGAGCTCCGGGAACAGGAGGAGTTTGTGGACGTGACCTTAGCTTGTGAGGGTCAACAGGTGTCTGCTCACAAGGTTGTGCTCTCTGCCTGCAGCCCTTACTTCAGGTCACTGCTCAAG AATAATCCATGCGATCATCCTATAATCATTCTGAACGAGGTTGGTTACAGTGAGTTGATAACCCTGCTGCAGTACATGTATCATGGGGAGGTGCAGATTGTTCATGACCAAATCACCGAGTTCCTTCGGACAGCCAAACTGCTACAGATCCGCGGACTGGCCGAGGCTGCGGCAGCAGAGTCCCGCTCGCGGTCTTCACCCGAGTGCAGACGCGAGAACGGCCCGGCCCGCGAGGCGGCCACTCCCACGCCCAAGAGAGAGCCAGTGGAGCCTGAAGAGGAGAGTCGGCCCCCAGATAGTCCACAAGTCAAACGGATCAAGCTAAGTAGCAGTGTTGGTCCAGTGCCTCCTTCCTCGCCTTCACCCCACCTGTCAGGGGATCCGAGCCCCCCAGCTCCCACGCCGCCTATCCCCAGCCTGCCCCTAAGCATGGCCAATATGGCTACCATGGCAGGTCTGCCCAACTTGCCGCCCATGGGTTTATCTGGCGCGTCGCTgccactctccctgccctcctcCATCACCGCCCTCCCGCCCGTGACGACCGCCCACCCTTCCTCCATCCACCACGGCCGCtctgccctccacacccccacgcCCACCAACCACCAACCTTCCTACCACGGGCTGTACCCCAGCATGGCGTCAGAGGACACCCAGGACACCATGGGCAGTGACCGCTCTGAGGACCGCGACAAGTCCcgccacgacgacgacgactacGACCACGAGAGTACACTCGACAAGATGTCTGGCCTGGCCAACATGGCTGCACTCAAAG GTTTTGGGGGTTTCCCCGGGCCCTCGGGGCTGGCCAGCCTGACCTCGGCTGCCCTCGGCTCCAACTCCGACAGCAACCCCG GGTGCACGGGGTCACGTGACCTCGATCTGTCTGTGCTGATGTCCCAGCTGGGGGGCGTGGACCACTCTGCCCCGACCCAGCAGGGCAGCCAAGTATCCCCAGGGAGCGCCTCGTCCTCCTCAGCGGGGCCCAGCACTGTACAACTGTGGCAACACTCTCAGcagacccagcagcagcagcagcagcaagagcagcagcagcagcagcaacagcagcagcaccagcagccgcGGCCGTGGTGCGAGGCGTGTGGGCGCAGCTACAGCACAGTGGGCAACCTGAAGCAGCACGTGGCTAACGTACACGGGCGCGGGGAGTGGGTGGTGTGCGGGGTGTGCGGGAAGACCTTCAAGACCCGCCAGTACCTGCAGTCCCACCTCCTGCAGCAGCACGGCATCCGGCAGCGCCCCACCCCACTCCTGCCCTGCCCACaacccctcactgaccccgcccacccgatgCTGCCCCACGAGTCACCGTCCAGCTCAGCCCAAACACCACCTTTCAGCCCCGCCCACCGCTCATTCCAAAACCATTCATCCATCAACCCATCCTTACCCCAAACTTCAGGCTCCAGCAGTTTCCCAAATCCCGGCCAATCATCCGAATTTGTCACCGCGTCCCTGAATGGTCATGCCCATCTACCTCACTTTGGACAATCCTCGTCTTATCCCCAAGCTCCGCCCCCTAACCCAGCCCATCGCCCCGCCCCGCCTCAACCTGACAGCAGCGGACAGGCCGCCAGCCCGCCACCGCAGCCAATAAAGCAGGAAGGCTTCCCGGGCTTCCAAACTACTCAAATCAAACAAGAAATACCCaatgacaattattacacaatttaa
- the LOC123765296 gene encoding protein abrupt isoform X1, with translation MGSSSEHHHHHHQQQHHYQQQQQQQHHHHHQQQQDDKKQTYNLCWNEFPTNLLSFFKELREQEEFVDVTLACEGQQVSAHKVVLSACSPYFRSLLKNNPCDHPIIILNEVGYSELITLLQYMYHGEVQIVHDQITEFLRTAKLLQIRGLAEAAAAESRSRSSPECRRENGPAREAATPTPKREPVEPEEESRPPDSPQVKRIKLSSSVGPVPPSSPSPHLSGDPSPPAPTPPIPSLPLSMANMATMAGLPNLPPMGLSGASLPLSLPSSITALPPVTTAHPSSIHHGRSALHTPTPTNHQPSYHGLYPSMASEDTQDTMGSDRSEDRDKSRHDDDDYDHESTLDKMSGLANMAALKGFGGFPGPSGLASLTSAALGSNSDSNPGRPRFDFYRVRATDPRPCHICGKIYKNAHTLRTHMEDKHSNCNGFRCVLCGTVAKSRNSLHSHMSRQHRGVSTKDLPLLPMPAPWDPEMAAKYIQIVGGVGEVVRQNYRRPDRDSNNSGSDNGSSTSTSRDREADNTPTSQENGGLYLKSDPGGRDGEDGMKERRPYDVISRHLDMYTGAKPPGASLLDTYLQMMRASGMDLSTPLADSMLDERKMLHSRPIGGGVLDLTRPDLIRSSTSPRDEDNGGPASDDFSDDEFSSMHTDGRGARKLSGGATVVTVTPRSPEPSDPEDDAKWAVQ, from the exons ATgggcagcagcagcgagcaccaccaccaccaccaccaacagcagcaccactaccagcagcagcagcagcagcagcaccatcaccaccaccaacaacaacaagatgACAAGAAACAGACATACAACCTCTGCTGGAACGAGTTCCCCACCAATCTGCTCTCCTTTTTCAA GGAGCTCCGGGAACAGGAGGAGTTTGTGGACGTGACCTTAGCTTGTGAGGGTCAACAGGTGTCTGCTCACAAGGTTGTGCTCTCTGCCTGCAGCCCTTACTTCAGGTCACTGCTCAAG AATAATCCATGCGATCATCCTATAATCATTCTGAACGAGGTTGGTTACAGTGAGTTGATAACCCTGCTGCAGTACATGTATCATGGGGAGGTGCAGATTGTTCATGACCAAATCACCGAGTTCCTTCGGACAGCCAAACTGCTACAGATCCGCGGACTGGCCGAGGCTGCGGCAGCAGAGTCCCGCTCGCGGTCTTCACCCGAGTGCAGACGCGAGAACGGCCCGGCCCGCGAGGCGGCCACTCCCACGCCCAAGAGAGAGCCAGTGGAGCCTGAAGAGGAGAGTCGGCCCCCAGATAGTCCACAAGTCAAACGGATCAAGCTAAGTAGCAGTGTTGGTCCAGTGCCTCCTTCCTCGCCTTCACCCCACCTGTCAGGGGATCCGAGCCCCCCAGCTCCCACGCCGCCTATCCCCAGCCTGCCCCTAAGCATGGCCAATATGGCTACCATGGCAGGTCTGCCCAACTTGCCGCCCATGGGTTTATCTGGCGCGTCGCTgccactctccctgccctcctcCATCACCGCCCTCCCGCCCGTGACGACCGCCCACCCTTCCTCCATCCACCACGGCCGCtctgccctccacacccccacgcCCACCAACCACCAACCTTCCTACCACGGGCTGTACCCCAGCATGGCGTCAGAGGACACCCAGGACACCATGGGCAGTGACCGCTCTGAGGACCGCGACAAGTCCcgccacgacgacgacgactacGACCACGAGAGTACACTCGACAAGATGTCTGGCCTGGCCAACATGGCTGCACTCAAAG GTTTTGGGGGTTTCCCCGGGCCCTCGGGGCTGGCCAGCCTGACCTCGGCTGCCCTCGGCTCCAACTCCGACAGCAACCCCG GACGTCCACGGTTTGATTTCTACCGAGTACGAGCGACGGACCCTCGGCCATGCCACATCTGTGGTAAGATATACAAAAACGCTCACACCCTGCGCACACACATGGAAGACAAGCATTCCAACTGCAATGGATTCCGGTGCGTACTGTGCGGCACTGTGGCCAAGTCGCGCAACTCCCTCCACTCACACATGAGTCGCCAGCATCGCGGGGTCAGTACCAAAGACCTTCCCCTCCTGCCTATGCCGGCTCCATGGGATCCAGAAATGGCTGCAAAGTACATCCAAATCGTAGGTGGTGTGGGTGAAGTTGTCAGACAGAATTACCGCCGCCCAGACAGGGATAGCAACAACTCTGGCAGCGACAACGGGTCTTCGACATCAACGTCACGAGATCGAGAAGCCGACAACACCCCAACCTCCCAGGAGAATGGTGGCCTGTACCTTAAATCCGATCCTGGGGGCCGGGATGGAGAAGATGGGATGAAGGAGAGGAGGCCGTATGATGTCATCAGCCGTCACCTGGATATGTACACAGGAGCGAAACCTCCAGGGGCCTCACTTCTCGACACATACTTACAGATGATGCGTGCCTCTGGGATGGACCTGTCAACGCCCTTGGCAGATAGCATGCTGGATGAGAGGAAGATGCTTCATTCTCGGCCTATAGGTGGCGGCGTACTAGACCTGACCCGGCCTGACTTGATACGAAGTAGCACTTCCCCACGCGACGAAGATAATGGTGGCCCCGCATCAGATGACTTTAGCGACGATGAGTTTAGTAGTATGCATACAGATGGTCGGGGAGCGCGGAAGCTGAGCGGAGGAGCCACTGTAGTGACTGTCACGCCTCGCTCCCCAGAGCCCTCTGACCCCGAGGATGATGCGAAGTGGGCAGTGCAGTAG